One window of the Nicotiana tabacum cultivar K326 chromosome 4, ASM71507v2, whole genome shotgun sequence genome contains the following:
- the LOC107784925 gene encoding subtilisin-like protease SBT3, whose product MANPIASYLWFFLILILLLPSTMAVSDSYIIHMDASAMPKAFSSPHSWYLATLASVLDSSSVGSRNTLSSSKLIYSYTNAIHGFSASLSPSEHEAIKNSPGYVSSTEDMTVKIHTTHSSHFLGLNSMSGSWPKSNYGKGVIIGVVDTGVWPESKSFDDDGMTQVPSRWKGLCQTGTQFNSSLCNKKLIGARYFNKGLLAKVKNLTITINSARDTEGHGTHTSSTAAGGLVKGASYFGYAPGFAIGVASMAHVAVYKALWDGAGTISDILAALDQAIADGCDVFSLSFGAVSPFPLYIDPIAIASFAAMEKGIFVSVSAGNEGPFDQSLSNEAPWFLSVAASTVDRDVIRILTLGNGVSVTGLSLYPGNSTSDISIILVKNCLDKQELQNVTDKFVVCIDKDALVGKQVKSVRHSNAAGAIFITNDFVTDLGEYLKTEFPSVFLNFQDGDQVLKYVNSTSSPKAKIGLQGTLIGVERAPAVAHFSSRGPSTTCPFILKPDLMAPGHLILASWSPLSSVSLFTELHNIFNIISGTSMSCPHAAGVAALVKGAHPEWSPAAIRSAMMTTADVLDNTQSPIQDIGQENAAATPLAMGAGHINPNKAIDPGLIYDTTRQDYINLLCALNLTSEQIKTITRSSYTCPNPSLDLNYPSFIAYFNVNSSELDPTRIQEFKRTVTNVGEGVSEYTAKLTAMPGLKVSVVPEKLVFKDKYEKQSYKLRVECSKLMNDFLVHGSLSWVEKGGKRVVRSPIVATNSKV is encoded by the coding sequence ATGGCTAATCCTATAGCCTCGTATCTTTGGTTCTTTCTCATCCTAATTCTTTTACTGCCATCAACAATGGCTGTGTCAGATTCTTATATCATCCATATGGACGCATCAGCGATGCCAAAAGCTTTTTCTAGCCCTCATTCTTGGTACTTGGCTACTCTTGCTTCTGTATTAGACAGTTCAAGTGTTGGCAGCAGAAACACCCTCTCTTCCTCAAAACTAATCTATTCTTATACTAATGCCATACATGGTTTCAGTGCAAGTCTTTCTCCTTCCGAGCACGAAGCCATCAAGAATTCTCCAGGCTATGTTTCTTCGACGGAGGACATGACAGTTAAAATTCACACGACCCACTCATCCCACTTCCTTGGCCTAAACTCAATGTCTGGTTCATGGCCAAAGTCAAACTATGGCAAAGGTGTTATCATTGGTGTAGTTGATACAGGGGTTTGGCCGGAGAGTAAAAGCTTTGATGATGATGGGATGACTCAAGTTCCATCAAGGTGGAAAGGATTATGTCAAACTGGAACTCAGTTTAATTCTTCTTTGTGCAACAAGAAACTCATCGGAGCTCGTTACTTCAACAAAGGCCTACTTGCTAAAGTGAAAAATCTTACTATCACGATAAACTCTGCCCGTGATACAGAGGGACATGGAACTCATACTTCCTCTACAGCTGCTGGAGGTCTTGTAAAGGGTGCATCTTATTTTGGCTATGCCCCTGGTTTTGCAATAGGCGTTGCGTCAATGGCTCATGTGGCCGTGTACAAGGCTCTCTGGGATGGAGCCGGTACCATCTCTGATATTCTTGCTGCATTGGATCAGGCAATTGCGGATGGTTGTGATGTCTTCTCCTTGTCATTTGGCGCAGTTTCTCCATTTCCTCTATATATAGATCCTATCGCTATTGCTTCATTTGCTGCAATGGAGAAAGGTATATTTGTTTCCGTTTCAGCTGGAAATGAAGGGCCTTTCGATCAATCTTTGAGCAATGAGGCACCTTGGTTTCTCTCTGTTGCTGCTAGCACTGTTGACCGTGACGTTATCAGGATATTAACTCTTGGTAATGGAGTTTCAGTCACTGGTTTATCTCTCTACCCTGGAAATTCTACAAGCGACATTTCTATTATTCTTGTCAAGAATTGCTTAGATAAGCAGGAATTGCAAAATGTTACAGACAAATTTGTGGTCTGCATTGACAAAGACGCATTGGTTGGGAAACAAGTTAAAAGTGTGAGACATTCAAATGCTGCTGGTGCTATCTTCATAACAAATGACTTTGTCACTGACTTGGGCGAATACCTCAAAACAGAATTCCCATCTGTGTTTCTGAATTTCCAAGATGGTGATCAAGTTTTGAAATATGTTAACAGTACTTCTTCACCAAAAGCAAAGATTGGACTTCAAGGGACACTAATTGGTGTCGAACGAGCACCAGCTGTCGCGCATTTTAGTTCGAGGGGGCCATCAACGACCTGCCCGTTCATCCTCAAACCTGACCTGATGGCTCCTGGTCACTTAATACTAGCTTCATGGTCTCCACTATCATCTGTGAGTCTATTTACTGAACTTCACAATATCTTTAACATTATATCTGGCACATCAATGTCATGTCCACACGCTGCCGGTGTAGCTGCACTTGTTAAAGGGGCCCACCCTGAATGGAGCCCAGCTGCCATTCGTTCGGCCATGATGACTACAGCAGATGTTCTAGACAACACACAAAGTCCGATCCAAGACATCGGTCAAGAGAATGCTGCTGCCACTCCTCTTGCTATGGGAGCTGGCCATATCAATCCTAACAAGGCAATAGATCCTGGACTCATCTATGATACGACACGACAAGATTACATTAATCTTCTTTGTGCTCTAAATCTCACATCCGAGCAGATAAAAACCATCACTAGGTCCTCATATACTTGCCCCAACCCATCATTGGACCTAAACTATCCATCTTTCATTGCCTATTTCAATGTGAATAGCAGCGAGTTGGATCCtacaagaatacaagaattcaAGAGGACAGTGACTAATGTCGGAGAAGGTGTGTCAGAATATACAGCCAAACTGACTGCAATGCCTGGACTTAAAGTTAGTGTTGTTCCTGAAAAGTTGGTTTTCAAAGACAAGTATGAAAAGCAAAGCTACAAGCTGAGGGTAGAATGTTCAAAACTAATGAATGATTTCTTGGTTCATGGTTCTTTAAGCTGGGTCGAAAAGGGAGGTAAACGTGTGGTTAGGAGCCCCATTGTTGCCACAAATTCTAAAGTTTGA
- the LOC107784928 gene encoding protein ACTIVITY OF BC1 COMPLEX KINASE 3, chloroplastic gives MSLTANHHSMLPSCADAVRVSRAKSSSSGGRKVKLRVTVPRAALVEARPQQQVAAIRDVSNGAGVALQVGRDRAEDMQAEARAMSRAAGASLYSPELLATKYGSRPLKVLSRALQIFTGLGSFALKVWLDRLNGELDRNMRSRAIELRQTFTNLGPTFVKIGQGLSTRPDLCPPQYLEELSELQDALPTFPDAQAFSCIERELGRSLDTIYSSISASPIAAASLGQVYKAQLKYSGQVVAVKVQRPGIEEAIGLDFYLIRGVGILINRYVDIITSDVVALIDEFARRVYQELNYVQEGQNARRFKKLYADKADVLVPDIFWDYTSGKVLTMEWVEGVKLNEQEAIERQGLKVLDLVNTGIQCSLRQLLEYGYFHADPHPGNLLATPDGKLAFLDFGMMSETPEEARFAIIGHVVHMVNRDYEAMARDYYALDFLSPDVDVSPIVPALRNFFDDALNSTVSELNFKTLVDGLGAVLYQYPFNVPAYYALILRSLTVLEGLALYADPKFKVLAASYPYFAKRLLTDPNPYLRDALIELLFKDRKFRWNRLENLLVQGKQDRDFSAKDALQPVLKLLLGPDGVELRDLVIKEAVRVTEAIILSSVIESFNSIPGPMRTFVFNGSANGPFTISSAEKQSLMELRTQVITIWGLLRSSENFDPSLLQPILQVLQEPEARSIGGRVVGGISQRLAARLLQQVLRAPETTASAA, from the exons ATGAGTTTGACGGCCAATCATCATAGTATGCTGCCGTCCTGCGCCGATGCGGTTCGGGTTTCACGGGCGAAAAGCTCCAGCTCCGGCGGACGGAAAGTGAAGTTAAGAGTAACAGTTCCTCGAGCGGCTCTGGTGGAGGCGAGGCCTCAACAACAAGTAGCAGCAATTAGAGATGTAAGTAATGGTGCAGGGGTAGCCCTTCAAGTTGGGAGAGATCGAGCCGAGGATATGCAAGCTGAAGCCAGAGCTATGTCACGTGCTGCGGGTGCTTCTCTTTATAGTCCCGAACTTTTGGCCACCAAGTATGGCTCTCGCCCATTAAAG GTACTGAGCAGAGCTCTTCAAATATTCACTGGACTTGGTTCATTCGCGCTAAAAGTATGGCTTGACCGGTTGAACGGGGAGCTTGATCGGAACATGAGATCGCGTGCCATTGAACTTAGGCAGACTTTCACCAATTTGGGCCCTACATTTGTTAAAATCGGACAGGGTTTATCCACCAGGCCTGATTTATGCCCACCCCAGTACCTTGAGGAGCTCTCTGAGCTCCAG GATGCCTTGCCAACATTTCCAGATGCACAAGCATTTTCATGCATTGAGAGAGAGTTGGGTCGTTCGCTTGATACCATCTACTCATCTATATCTGCATCCCCTATTGCTGCAGCCAGTCTTGGTCAAGTTTATAAAGCTCAACTTAAGTACTCGGGCCAGGTTGTTGCTGTGAAGGTGCAAAGGCCGGGTATCGAAGAAGCAATAGGATTAGACTTCTACCTAATAAGGGGAGTAGGCATCCTGATTAATAGATATGTTGACATAATTACAAGTGATGTTGTTGCTCTTATTGATGAATTTGCTCGCAGAGTTTATCAAGAGCTCAACTATGTACAG gaagggcagaATGCAAGGAGATTTAAAAAGTTGTACGCTGACAAAGCAGATGTTCTCGTTCCAGATATTTTTTGGGACTACACAAGTGGGAAAGTTTTAACAATGGAGTGGGTTGAAGGTGTCAAGTTGAATGAGCAAGAAGCAATCGAGAGGCAGGGGCTAAAGGTTTTGGATCTGGTAAACACAGGCATCCAATGCAGTCTCAGACAGCTGCTTGAGTATGGTTATTTTCATGCTGATCCTCATCCAGGGAACCTCTTGGCAACACCTGATGGAAAGCTAGCTTTTCTTGATTTTGGGATGATGAGTGAAACTCCTGAAGAAGCAAGATTTGCTATCATTGGTCATGTTGTTCACATGGTCAATCGGGATTATGAAGCGATGGCTCGTGACTACTATGCTTTAGACTTTTTGTCTCCTGATGTAGATGTTTCTCCAATTGTACCAGCATTGCGTAACTTCTTCGATGATGCACTTAATTCAACTGTGAGCGAGCTAAACTTTAAAACACTTGTAGATGGTCTGGGTGCTGTGTTGTATCAATATCCCTTTAATG TTCCGGCTTATTACGCATTAATTTTGAGATCTCTCACAGTTTTAGAAGGTTTAGCTCTATATGCTGACCCTAAGTTTAAAGTACTGGCTGCTTCATATCCATATTTTGCCAAAAGGCTTCTAACGGATCCTAATCCATATCTGAGAGATGCTCTGATTGAGTTACTTTTCAAGGATAGGAAATTCAG GTGGAATAGACTTGAAAACTTGCTTGTCCAGGGAAAGCAAGATAGAGACTTTTCTGCAAAAGATGCTTTGCAACCTGTCCTCAAGTTGTTGTTGGGTCCAGATGGTGTAGAATTAAGGGATTTGGTTATTAAAGAGGCAGTTCGTGTCACTGAAGCTATTATTCTGAGCTCAGTTATTGAATCATTTAATTCTATTCCTGGTCCCATGAGGACTTTTGTTTTTAATGGAAGCGCAAATGGCCCCTTTACAATAAGCTCTGCTGAGAAACAGAGCTTAATGGAACTTAGAACACAAGTGATTACTATATGGGGACTATTGCGATCCTCAGAGAATTTTGATCCAAGTCTTTTGCAACCAATTTTGCAG GTACTTCAAGAACCAGAAGCACGTAGTATTGGAGGGCGTGTAGTTGGTGGAATATCTCAACGTCTTGCCgcacgcttactgcaacaagTTCTTCGTGCTCCAGAAACAACGGCCTCTGCTGCATAA